CCACGTTGGCACATTGAAATGTTGTTTGGGAGGTAACAGATCTTAATTGTCTAGTGACAAtttcataacaaaataataacttaaataactaaaacgtaacatttcaaatataaataactaaaatataagaCGAGACAAAGTGATTATttcatattcaaaattaatttcaGCTAGTTTTGGCGAGGGTGTTTCAAGCTTTTGAGAGGGAATTTTCGAGAAATCAAGATCATTTGTGAATCACACACTCGGTGATTAATCTTTTCTTTGATACTGTTGTAGAATTAAGTCATCTTCAACAAGAAAATGACATTCCTTATCAGAAAAAACAAGAAATGGTATTTTCTTCCTGTGAGCATgcatttatataaaaacatatgcaaaacaataataataataataatataggaaGTTAAAGAGGAAGTAGAAAATATAAGAAGTAATGAAAGAGGGAGAAAATAAAACGTTTGGTAGTCATGATAAGCATTTTTGGTTTCCCCATGGAGTAAGGCATGCCCTACATGCAtgaataatgactaaatttattTACGTTTGACCCTGAAATTTTCGTCCTCCAAGTCTTTGACTTCTATGGTTGTTGGTCGGTAGTTTCTGTTCGATATgttctccaatttttttttcacttcaaaacaatattattattttattttacacaaCAGAGATTCTAAATTAAGAATTTGAAGTTCTGATCAAAGACATAATAGGAAGCTATTGTCTTCGCTTTGTGAAACGagttaaaatcataaaaaaaaacacacacacaagcTTCTATTTTACAATGGAAACGATGGAGCAGGTTGTTTGActaattctttcttcttctcctcATAACCAAAAGAGGGGAAAAAATTCGCAAGGAAAAACAGGAACTTTGAAGGGTCCACAAGTTTACTGTAGTTATAACATGTCATCGGCCGTTTTCAAAAGGATTTAAAGTTAGATGATAGGAAAATGTAGGGGGAAACTTTGAAGTCTTCGTTTTCAAACAACTCGTGTTGTGTATTTTCTATTCAAAGCACCAGGTTTTGATGGGGACAAAGATTTTCAAAAACGGCTCTCATTTTTTGTCATGTCTTCTGTTGTGCCTCTTACGTATTTGAAGGAATCATGCATGTTTTATTAAACTTCATTTATTTTCATTGCTATTTATATAAAGGAGGCTCTATCCCAGTCGTCTTAACAACCAACACTCACCCTCCTCGACATTTTTGTACGAATTAATTACTTTTGTTTAATTTCCTACTTTTATCAGGCGACTCCTTTCTTCGTAATTGTTATGACACTGAGTTGAGGGTTTTTGATAGATTGTTGTTGATATAGTCAAATTGTTTTGCAGAGATATGATTTTGATGACAAGCATGATGGAGACATTCAAGAGAAGGGATTTGGAGAATTATAATGATGATGAATCTGGTCATGAGACTAGTAGCTTCAAGAGAAAGAAACCCGAGAAGTTGGAGCTTAAAACCACTATAGTTCCAGCAGCGGATATTCTGATGTGTACCAAGATTTCGGATTCAGGCTGTGGAACTGGAAATGATGATAAAATATTGGTTAATGGCTCAACAGAGAAGCTTCATGCAGCAGCAACTAAGCTGCAAAAGTTTTACAAGAGTTACCGGACTCGAAGAACCCTAGCAGATTGTGCTGTAGTTGTTGAAGAGCTCTGGTTTGTTCTCTTTAAAGTACCATCTCTTGGTTTTCTTTTCTGCATATTCATTTGGGTCATGGCTCATTATTCTTTTTTTGGGGGGTGCAGGTGGAAGGCTTTAGAATTTGCAGCCCTTAGACGGAGTTCTGTTTCCTTCTTTAATGCTAACAAATCAGAAACAGCTGTTTCCCGATGGGCACGAGCTCGGACAAGAGCCGCCAAGGTTTGTATagtagtttccttttccatttggCCAGCGTGTggaaatgaaatgaatgaatttctaaATGAAAATGTCAGTCAATCCTAGTTTCATTATTTgaactttgaatttttggtgtACATATAGGTAGGAAAAGGGTTATCAAAGGACGTGAAAGGTCAGCAGTTGGCTTTACGTCACTGGCTTGAAGCTGTAAGTCAACCTTAGTTTGGAGTTTTAACAGGGCTTGTTTTGATTAAGTAAACCCCACTTTTAAGTACGATCAAAGTCATGATGACCTCAACACGGATTCTGCTTGTTACGGTCTCGTTTAGTTTTACAAATATTTTCCTTTGATATCATGTGATTGGGCATGCAGATTGATCCACGCCATCGTTACGGTCACAATCTACACTTTTACTACAATGTTTGGTTTGAGAGCGGGAGTTGTCAGCCCTTCTTCTACTGGTAAATAGGGAAATTTCATCTCCAGTAATACAGCTTTTCTTTTGTCATTTTTGAAGAATTAGTTACATTTCCATCGTAATGAAGGTTGGATGTTGGAGATGGCAAAGCAGTCACTCTAGATACATGCTCGAGGGCAGACCTACAGCGTCAATGCATCAAATATCTTGGACCTGTAATTTATAAGGGCAATTCAATAGAGTAGTATCATACTTGCTTTGCTCCTTTTTTATTGCAGTTGTGAAGaatgtttttttattgttttgttttgcaGAAAGAAAGGGAAGCGTACGAAGTCATTCTGGAGAAGGGAAAGCTGATTTATAAACAAAACAAAGCGCCAGTGAGCACCAGAGAAGGAAGcaaatggatatttgttcttagtACATCCAGAATCCTATACGTTGCTGAGAAAGTGAAAGGTCTGTTTCAGCACTCGAGTTTCCTAGCAGGGGGAGCCACCATTGCATCTGGCAGATTGGTTGTTCGTCATGGTAAACTTCACGTATGTCTTGCACCCTTGAATCCGCATGCAAGAAAATGTTATTTATACTGTATATAGTATGAGTAAGAATTATGTTTTGATCATTTTCAACATACGTTGAAAGTTCGTTGTCATTTTCTATGTGATTTTTCAGGCAATCTGGGCCTACAGTGGTCATTATCGCCCGACAGAAGAAAATTTCATGGAATTGTGCAGTTTCCTAGAGGAACATCATGTCGACTTGACCAACGTTAAGGTAACTCAACTGACCCTCCATGCACCATGCTCCATTACTTGAAGATATTAAAGAttcttattattaaatttataattaattcatgGATCTGCAGAAAAATCCCATAGATGAAGATATCCCCTGGAAAGATAAAATTCAAAAGGAGCTGAAAGTTGCAGCAGAGATATCTGAAAACAATGCAATTCATGGGAAAGAGAAATCCATTGATTCGGGGAAGGTGAAGGAAGCAGTGAGATACAAATGGAGTACAGGAGTGGGACCTCGCATTGGTTGTGTCAGAGACTACCCAGCACAGCTACAATTCAAGGCACTTGAACATGTTAATTTATCACCCAGGCTTGTTGTCAAGCCTTGTGGCCCCATCCCTTCTCCAAGACCAAGTCCAAACCTTCTCTTGTCTCCTAGGCTTGCTTACCTTGGACTCGTTAGCCCAAGGGTCCGGCTTTCCGCTACTAATTAATACTATTAGTATTACTTAATTTTATATAGGATTAAGAATAGGCCTTTGTACATCATGCACGGCACATTGCCCTCCTCCCTAcgagtttcttttctctctttcaagttttattttttctgtttttttctgttttttgtaGTGGCTGCCCGGCCACCGGAGCGATCCCGCTGCAActctagcttcttcttcttttttcattgtTTTCGGCATAATAACTCAAGTTCATACCTTTCTCTTCTTTTGCCGGTCTCAAGCCGGCCGTGAAAGGCAGTGTCTTGGTGCTCTATGGGTTCTCCCATTTTTCGCCATTTGTCTTTCAAACTATTTGTAAGGTCActgtttttacaaactttatttttttatctttcctTTGTTTGATGAAGTCCTCTGCTCTCTTGGTGTTGCCACGCTGGTGCCTCTCCGGAGTTCCGTCGAATATGAGCTCCGATGGATTTTGGTGTCATCACGCCAGTTTCTTCTACTCTTTAACATTCTAatgcaaataaattaatttgcTACCAATGCAATGCACTAGAACCCCTACTGTTATGGTGTTGATGCCCTCTCGAAGGCAAGGATCTCAAGCCGTCGGTGTCCCCGACGGAGGTCCATCTGGACCCACCTTTGGCTTTGGCTCCTCCTCGACGGTGGTTCTACTGGTCGCAAGTACGATAGCCCTGCTGGTGTTGATAAATCCGATCACCGTCCTCCCTCCCTCGATGCAAGAAGTGACAGATAGGAatgcttgtggctatggttgatcgGGTGGCTCTTTACCCACGTTCTAAGTGTTGTCACCTCTTGTGCTT
The sequence above is drawn from the Gossypium hirsutum isolate 1008001.06 chromosome A05, Gossypium_hirsutum_v2.1, whole genome shotgun sequence genome and encodes:
- the LOC107904317 gene encoding IQ domain-containing protein IQM1 — encoded protein: MILMTSMMETFKRRDLENYNDDESGHETSSFKRKKPEKLELKTTIVPAADILMCTKISDSGCGTGNDDKILVNGSTEKLHAAATKLQKFYKSYRTRRTLADCAVVVEELWWKALEFAALRRSSVSFFNANKSETAVSRWARARTRAAKVGKGLSKDVKGQQLALRHWLEAIDPRHRYGHNLHFYYNVWFESGSCQPFFYWLDVGDGKAVTLDTCSRADLQRQCIKYLGPKEREAYEVILEKGKLIYKQNKAPVSTREGSKWIFVLSTSRILYVAEKVKGLFQHSSFLAGGATIASGRLVVRHGKLHAIWAYSGHYRPTEENFMELCSFLEEHHVDLTNVKKNPIDEDIPWKDKIQKELKVAAEISENNAIHGKEKSIDSGKVKEAVRYKWSTGVGPRIGCVRDYPAQLQFKALEHVNLSPRLVVKPCGPIPSPRPSPNLLLSPRLAYLGLVSPRVRLSATN